From the Pseudomonas sp. VD-NE ins genome, the window ATCCGCAACGAGAGCTTCATCGACCCCGAGTTCGTGCGCTTGTTGAAACGCCACAACACCGCGCTGGTGATCGCCGACACCGCGGACAAATGGCCGTATCGCGAAGACCTCACCAGCGACTTTGTCTACCTGCGTCTGCACGGTGCCGAGGAACTCTACGCCAGCGGCTACACCGCACCGGCACTCAAACGCTGGGCCGAGCGCATTGACGCCTGGCACCACGGCGAGCAACCGAAAGACGCGCACCTGATCGCCCCCCGGCTGAAGCCGCGCGCGCGTAAATCCCGAGAGGTGTTCTGCTATTTCGATAACGACATCAAAGTCCGCGCGCCCTATGACGCCCGCGAGTTGCTGCATCGTTTCGAGCTGGATAAAGACCTCGCCACCACCCCCGGTGAACCTGTTGCCGAAGGGGTACTGCCATGAGCATTCCAGAGCCGGTTGGCTTTACCGATGAAGGCTCCGTGGTCGCGCCGTCAGTGCGCACCTTCACCGTGCTGACGGTCAACACCCACAAGGGTTTCACCGCGCTCAACCGACGTTTCATCCTGCCGGAACTGCGCGAAGCCGTGCGCAGCGTCGCCGCCGATGTGGTGTTTCTGCAGGAAGTCCACGGTACCCACGAACAGCATCCCAAGCGCTACAACAATTGGCCGACGATGCCGCAGTACGAATTCCTCGCCGACAGCCTCTGGCCACAATTCGCCTATGGGCGCAACGCGGTGTACCCGGAGGGCGATCACGGCAACGCACTGCTGTCGAAATTCCAGATCATCCGTCACGACAACCTCGACGTGTCGATCAGCGGCCACGAGAACCGTGGCCTGCTGCATTGCGTGCTGCGTCTGCCCGGTGACGGCACCGAGGTCCATGCGATCTGCGTGCACTTGGGCCTGCGCGAAAGTCATCGCAACGCCCAGCTGGATTTGCTCATGCAACGCTTGGCGGAGTTGCCCGACGACGCACCAGTGATCGTCGCTGGCGATTTCAATGACTGGCGCCAGCGCGCCGATGCCCAACTCAAGCCCTGCGGCCTGCGCGAAGTGTTCGCGGAGCATCAGGGCAAACCGGCGCGCAGTTTTCCCGCGCGCCTGCCGGCGCTGCGCCTTGATCGTATTTACGTGCGCAACCTGAAGGCCAGCCAGCCGAAAGTCCTGGCGAATCGGCCCTGGTCGCACCTTTCCGACCACGTTCCTTTATCGGTAGAGATCGAACTATGAGCAGCGCGCCGCTGGAGAAATCCGCCGTGGAACCGATCGCCATCACCCCGCCGATACGTGAGCCCGGCCACGTTGATGTGGAGTACAGCTGGCAGGGCAACAACCGCGTCGAGTTGCTGGAAAACGGCGAGGAGTATTTCCCGCGAGTGTTCGAGGCGATGCGCGCAGCGAAGAGTGAAATCCTCCTCGAGACCTTTATCGTTTTCGAAGACAAGGTCGGCGCCGAGTTGCAAGAGATTCTGATCGACGCCGCGCGACGAGGCGTGCGCACCACCGTGAGCTTCGACGGCTTCGGTTGCGGCGAATTGAGCACCGGTTATCTCACCGCGCTGA encodes:
- a CDS encoding endonuclease/exonuclease/phosphatase family protein, encoding MSIPEPVGFTDEGSVVAPSVRTFTVLTVNTHKGFTALNRRFILPELREAVRSVAADVVFLQEVHGTHEQHPKRYNNWPTMPQYEFLADSLWPQFAYGRNAVYPEGDHGNALLSKFQIIRHDNLDVSISGHENRGLLHCVLRLPGDGTEVHAICVHLGLRESHRNAQLDLLMQRLAELPDDAPVIVAGDFNDWRQRADAQLKPCGLREVFAEHQGKPARSFPARLPALRLDRIYVRNLKASQPKVLANRPWSHLSDHVPLSVEIEL